A single window of Luteipulveratus halotolerans DNA harbors:
- a CDS encoding glycosyltransferase family 4 protein, with the protein MKVLFPDRIVSRHVGGNTTYARALRDGLHAHGHTTGLIPSHGHPALTMLGESLHGLRRHDDSTVLHYSADTGPLLRTRGRSVATVHGVASRWIDVARTPRQEAVWRGRVRRAISSTDRLITVSHSAARDIAEVFDVPADEIVVIHHGIDQDAFATARTVSAEVEARLPDQFLLYVGNIEPRKNLVELIGAVETLRRRGSGLPLVIAGRPAWNFAETMSRIEASPDVVHLGFVSDGDRAALMQRCTAFVFPSLYEGFGFPVLEAMAAGAPVITSPRGSLAEVAGPSWQTDRLDAVGIAAAVEDALGDTVWLADAAERGRTWATQFSWETSIARHVDVYESLL; encoded by the coding sequence ATGAAGGTGCTCTTCCCCGACCGCATCGTCAGCCGCCACGTCGGCGGCAACACGACGTACGCCCGGGCCCTGCGCGACGGGTTGCACGCCCACGGCCACACGACCGGTCTCATCCCGAGCCACGGCCACCCGGCCCTGACGATGCTCGGTGAGAGCCTGCACGGTCTGCGCCGCCACGACGACTCGACGGTGCTGCACTACAGCGCCGACACCGGGCCACTCCTACGCACCCGCGGCCGTTCGGTCGCCACCGTGCACGGTGTCGCCAGCCGCTGGATCGACGTGGCGCGCACGCCCCGGCAGGAGGCGGTGTGGCGGGGTCGAGTGCGCCGGGCGATCTCCTCGACCGACCGGCTGATCACGGTGTCGCACTCGGCCGCGCGCGACATCGCCGAGGTGTTCGACGTGCCCGCCGACGAGATCGTCGTCATCCACCACGGCATCGACCAGGACGCGTTCGCGACGGCCCGCACCGTGTCGGCCGAGGTCGAGGCCCGGCTCCCGGATCAGTTCCTGCTCTACGTCGGCAACATCGAGCCGCGCAAGAACCTCGTCGAGCTCATCGGCGCGGTCGAGACGCTGCGTCGCCGTGGCAGTGGCCTCCCCCTGGTGATCGCCGGCCGCCCCGCATGGAACTTCGCCGAGACGATGAGTCGCATCGAGGCGTCGCCGGACGTCGTCCACCTCGGGTTCGTCTCCGACGGCGACCGCGCCGCCCTGATGCAGCGGTGCACGGCCTTCGTGTTCCCGAGCCTGTACGAGGGGTTCGGCTTCCCGGTGCTGGAGGCCATGGCCGCCGGAGCCCCCGTCATCACCTCACCGCGCGGCTCACTCGCCGAGGTCGCCGGGCCGTCGTGGCAGACCGACCGGCTCGACGCGGTCGGCATCGCGGCCGCCGTCGAGGACGCTCTCGGCGACACCGTCTGGCTCGCGGACGCCGCCGAGCGCGGCCGCACCTGGGCGACGCAGTTCTCCTGGGAGACCAGCATCGCCCGTCACGTCGACGTCTACGAGAGCCTGCTGTGA
- a CDS encoding glycosyltransferase encodes MRVLHVTDSYVGAGVSRVLERLVELTPEVEHHLLWAGDSGLVDRARERYSTVTELPRGHGRRILATSRVTARLRPDVVHAHSSWGGLYARALAVRAPVVYQPHCYKFDDGRLAAPARLAFREAERALARRSAATIVLSPHEQRLARQLHRAAVTAVVPNSATVPTAEVTPTDVVPDRVVMVGRICSQKDPAFFSDVQRCLRARGSTLRMVWVGDGDDGGRAMLQAAGIEVTGWLDQDALVAQLSSGALYFHCARYEGFPVSVLDAAALGCPVVVRDIAAFEGTPLTRCATPESAADTLVDAAAHAATRARLRAQASALTTTMGSAAQRDAVMSLYTRLAGRPR; translated from the coding sequence GTGCGCGTGCTCCACGTCACCGACTCCTACGTCGGAGCCGGGGTGAGCCGGGTGCTCGAACGACTCGTCGAGCTGACCCCCGAGGTCGAGCACCACCTGCTGTGGGCCGGCGACTCCGGACTGGTCGACCGCGCCCGCGAGCGCTACTCGACGGTGACCGAGCTGCCGCGCGGTCACGGCAGGCGCATCCTCGCCACGAGCCGCGTCACCGCACGCCTGCGCCCCGACGTCGTCCACGCGCACTCCAGCTGGGGCGGCCTGTACGCCCGCGCGCTCGCCGTGCGCGCGCCCGTCGTCTACCAGCCGCACTGCTACAAGTTCGACGACGGCCGGCTCGCGGCCCCGGCACGGCTGGCCTTCCGTGAGGCCGAGCGGGCGCTCGCGCGCCGCAGCGCAGCCACGATCGTGCTGTCACCCCACGAGCAGCGGCTCGCCCGACAGCTGCACCGGGCGGCCGTCACAGCGGTCGTCCCCAACTCGGCCACCGTCCCGACGGCCGAGGTGACACCGACCGACGTCGTCCCCGACCGGGTCGTGATGGTCGGTCGCATCTGCTCGCAGAAGGACCCCGCGTTCTTCAGCGACGTGCAGCGCTGCCTGCGCGCCCGCGGCTCGACGTTGCGCATGGTGTGGGTGGGCGACGGCGACGACGGCGGTCGGGCGATGCTGCAGGCGGCCGGCATCGAGGTGACGGGCTGGCTCGACCAGGACGCCCTGGTCGCCCAGCTGTCGTCGGGCGCGCTCTACTTCCACTGCGCCCGCTACGAAGGCTTCCCCGTCAGCGTCCTCGACGCCGCAGCGCTGGGGTGCCCGGTCGTCGTACGCGACATCGCCGCCTTCGAGGGCACACCGCTCACCCGCTGCGCCACGCCCGAGAGCGCTGCAGACACCTTGGTCGACGCGGCGGCGCACGCCGCGACACGCGCTCGCCTGCGCGCCCAGGCGAGCGCCCTCACCACGACGATGGGCAGCGCCGCCCAGCGCGATGCCGTCATGTCCCTCTACACCAGGTTGGCAGGCCGTCCGAGATGA